A region from the Blautia faecicola genome encodes:
- a CDS encoding DUF6560 family protein yields the protein MAASHNDSHYIVRVPSALKYVYMIMFFMGILLFFVFLLFKIKGNVTVTMGHLWFALIFAGIGLLIMIWATRWSIQVNESEIEVYRMFHKKTELSISNIGNVEIGKKEEIVIFDEKGKKIITVDGLSENYDYFIKSLRAYGKLK from the coding sequence GTGGCAGCTTCCCATAACGATTCACATTATATTGTACGCGTTCCCTCAGCACTAAAATATGTCTATATGATTATGTTTTTTATGGGAATCTTGTTGTTCTTCGTATTTCTTCTGTTTAAAATCAAAGGAAATGTAACAGTTACAATGGGACATCTCTGGTTTGCTTTGATTTTCGCAGGAATAGGATTGTTGATTATGATATGGGCAACCAGATGGAGCATTCAGGTGAATGAATCAGAAATAGAAGTGTATAGAATGTTTCATAAAAAAACAGAATTGTCCATATCGAATATCGGGAATGTAGAAATCGGAAAAAAAGAAGAAATTGTCATATTTGATGAAAAAGGGAAAAAAATAATTACCGTAGATGGTCTGTCGGAAAATTATGATTATTTTATAAAAAGTCTGAGGGCATATGGAAAGCTGAAATAA
- a CDS encoding 3'-5' exonuclease, with protein MSKHEFKEIENVEMAKKLLENGTPMYVFDLETTGLSSETDRILSFSSIKMRKQNGLLKEEDRLDIFIDPGFKIPDAATAINHIDNKRIKGCPREKEASRIIRSFLGENPFICGYNSIWFDLKFIEAMYQRSFREQFVPSMHLDVWRMAEEKLELPSHKLAHVCEHLCKDSGLKFHNSMDDVIATYRSMEILMEMYN; from the coding sequence ATGAGCAAACATGAATTTAAGGAAATAGAGAATGTAGAAATGGCAAAGAAACTCTTAGAGAATGGAACTCCCATGTATGTCTTTGATCTGGAAACTACAGGACTTTCTAGTGAAACGGATCGGATTTTATCGTTCTCATCCATCAAGATGAGAAAACAGAATGGATTGTTAAAAGAGGAAGACAGGCTTGATATATTTATAGATCCGGGATTTAAAATACCGGATGCAGCGACAGCAATTAATCACATAGACAATAAACGGATTAAAGGTTGTCCAAGAGAGAAAGAAGCTTCGAGAATTATCCGTTCATTCTTGGGGGAAAATCCTTTCATTTGCGGGTATAACTCTATTTGGTTTGACCTCAAGTTCATCGAGGCGATGTACCAGCGTTCATTTAGAGAACAATTTGTTCCGTCGATGCATTTGGATGTATGGAGGATGGCCGAAGAAAAATTGGAGTTACCTTCTCACAAGCTAGCACATGTTTGTGAGCATTTATGTAAAGATTCCGGTTTAAAATTTCACAATTCCATGGATGATGTGATTGCAACATATCGTTCAATGGAGATCCTTATGGAAATGTATAATTGA